The genome window GTACAGCGGTGCCCTTGGTATTAACGACAGACCTATCCTCCGTAACCTGTGGGAAAAGTATCAGGCTGGAGAATACGACGCCATCTTCCTTTACCGGCAGGACAGGCTTGCGCGCTCGGTAGCAATCCTCTCGGCACTTCGGGATGAAGCCCTCAAACCGCGCCGATGCGGAACCAAAGGTGAAGGCTTTATTTTCGTTCAAGGTGGATTTGAGGATACACCGGAAGGCAGGCTCTTTTCCAATATTCAGGGCTCGTTCGCAGAGTACGAAAGAGAGGTAATCCGCCTTAGAACCCTGACCGGTAAGAAGAAGAGAGCGCAAGAAGGAAAATTCTTCGGTACCGCAGAGCTATTCGGTTACCAGTGGAATAAGGAAAAGCAACGATGGGAGATTGTCGAAGAAGAAGCCAAAATAGTCCGGCTCATCTATAACTGGTACGTCTACGGTGATGGTAAGTCCGGTCCGATGGGTACGGTTAGAGTTGCTGAGAAACTTACCCAGCTTGGTATTCCTACGCCCTCTCAATTTCGCGGCGTTCACCGAGGCAAGAAGGGTAAACCGGTCACCCAGTGGAGCGAAACCACGGTTCAGAGAATCCTTACCCACACCGCTTATAAAGGCACCAACTACTTCTGGCGCGGTGATAGCATTCCGGTAAGCCAAGAGCGGGTTGAAAGAGCTAAGGCGGCAAATTCCAAGGATGGGTGGTACGCGGTTGACTTCCCTGTTATAATTGACCCTCTCCTGTGGGAGAAGGCTCAGGAAAAGAGAGTTGGAGCGAGGGGCGGATTCAACAGAAAGTATCCTAAACCGTTACTTGCAGGACGTATTAACTGTGGGTTATGCCAGCACGCCTACGGTATCGGGTATTACAACACGGGAAAAACGCTGGTCTTCAAGTGCAACGGCAGGCTCAAGAAAAACCATCTTGACGGTAGCCCAAGATGTACTAGTCCTATCCTTAACGGTGAAGCGTTAACGGAAGAGGTTAAAAGCCGCATTGTAAAGCTCCTTCGTAGCCCAGAACAGATGAGGACAGCCATCGAAGAATATGTAGAAACCTTGGAACGGAGAAAGGAAGAACTGGAAACCTTACTCTCGCCAATAAACGAACAACTCTTTCAAATCCAGGAGAAACAGCGCAGGCTCGCCAACGTTTACCTCAACGGAATATTATCGGACGAAGACTATAACCGCCAACAGAACGAGCTTAAAGAACAGGAATTGGCTATCCGCCAGCGGTATGAGCAGTACTCGCCAGAAATTGACACGATTCACAAATTGGA of Bacillota bacterium contains these proteins:
- a CDS encoding recombinase family protein, with translation MVILRKRAAILARVSTEDQVEGTSLDTQVEICMAEAQKRGYHITPADVFKEDGYSGALGINDRPILRNLWEKYQAGEYDAIFLYRQDRLARSVAILSALRDEALKPRRCGTKGEGFIFVQGGFEDTPEGRLFSNIQGSFAEYEREVIRLRTLTGKKKRAQEGKFFGTAELFGYQWNKEKQRWEIVEEEAKIVRLIYNWYVYGDGKSGPMGTVRVAEKLTQLGIPTPSQFRGVHRGKKGKPVTQWSETTVQRILTHTAYKGTNYFWRGDSIPVSQERVERAKAANSKDGWYAVDFPVIIDPLLWEKAQEKRVGARGGFNRKYPKPLLAGRINCGLCQHAYGIGYYNTGKTLVFKCNGRLKKNHLDGSPRCTSPILNGEALTEEVKSRIVKLLRSPEQMRTAIEEYVETLERRKEELETLLSPINEQLFQIQEKQRRLANVYLNGILSDEDYNRQQNELKEQELAIRQRYEQYSPEIDTIHKLEQNVAAVREAIEAEQFDVIYQPEEAAVTEELAFAIIRSRDPLRLTLGFPQKIMSWEELFDRLQIKLWVYQDRIEVRGIVPIEDIANPKCC